Proteins co-encoded in one Erinaceus europaeus chromosome 2, mEriEur2.1, whole genome shotgun sequence genomic window:
- the XKR5 gene encoding XK-related protein 5 isoform X2, whose amino-acid sequence MRAGLLGLSALLQAAEQCARLCSVVYYFSTGQPLWAWLVLCVQLPGFLVQVLSFLWFQADGHQHLCQLVLLHLLQLGVWKRHWNVTCMALQGKQDATQPGQLLLQEADLSALRLLEALLQTIPHLLLQTYILLASDLRAIVPGLSAACTWASLSWALVCYVRVLSSMRSSAHSTPWVSLLCQQLWRMGMLGARVLCLALFCHTHHAWVLVVGGAHWLVMTFWLVAQQSDILDSTCHWRLFNLLVGAVYIFCYLNFWDSPSRNRMATFYIIMLLENLVLLLLATSFFQGVPQTSLWVAAGVLLGFLIGSVSLVLYYSLLHPHSKDIRQGFLRGACDVASRDKTENGSSPPTIVPAVEKPGAPEDNGELTSLEKPPNLQWEPIKTGLESQLTRENSFFSHHHWLLVKLALKTGNVSKINAAFGDNYSSCLCPSVWGLSQPGNQQRTTLSSQPECPGVLKAETNLSDTSSYVSFAGHDHGEASAQTLSAPQQNSSIEGAGPGFGTQSCNADKQSGGQQEQESPTLYFSATADGTLSSHQEGKQATPQTCPSGTRLGKSSPDQPGIPPPATQPFPVTMANISPIFGPGPGRHFCPSEGIPGRVLGSSEQPQGPQRNLNHHTIVGTQRSWPKWNLRSRAEPCLTSTPKAASIPRLQGQRSHPEQVEAETNFLI is encoded by the exons GCCTCTGCTCTGTGGTTTACTATTTCTCCACAGGACAGCCACTGTGGGCATGGCTAGTCCTTTGTGTGCAGCTGCCTGGATTCTTGGTCCAGGTCCTGAGCTTCCTGTGGTTCCAAGCAGACGGGCACCAACATCTTTGCCAACTGGTTTTACTGCACCTGCTCCAGCTGGGTGTGTGGAAACG GCACTGGAATGTGACCTGCATGGCTCTGCAGGGGAAGCAGGATGCCACTCAGCCAGGCCAGCTGCTGCTGCAGGAAGCAGACCTGTCAGCCCTGCGCCTCCTAGAAGCCCTGCTGCAGACCATACCCCACCTGCTGCTGCAAACCTACATTCTCCTGGCTTCTGACCTCAGGGCCATTGTGCCAG GGCTGAGTGCTGCATGCACCTGGGCATCACTGTCCTGGGCACTGGTGTGCTACGTGCGAGTCCTGAGCTCCATGAGATCGAGTGCCCACTCCACACCCTGGGTGTCTCTGCTGTGCCAGCAGCTCTGGCGGATGGGCATGCTGGGTGCTCGTGTCCTCTGTCTGGCTCTGTTCTGCCACACTCACCACGCCTGGGTTTTGGTGGTTGGAG GTGCGCACTGGCTGGTGATGACATTCTGGCTGGTGGCTCAGCAGAGTGACATCTTGGATAGCACCTGCCACTGGCGACTGTTCAACTTGCTGGTGGGGGCTGTGTACATATTCTGCTACCTTAACTTCTGGGACAGTCCCTCCCGAAATAGGATGGCCACCTTCTACATA ATAATGCTGCTGGAGAACCTGGTCCTGCTACTGCTGGCCACCAGCTTCTTCCAGGGAGTGCCACAGACCAGCTTGTGGGTGGCTGCTGGTGTCCTGTTGGGGTTTCTGATTG GAAGTGTCTCCCTGGTGCTTTACTACAGCCTGTTGCACCCTCACTCCAAGGACATCCGGCAGGGTTTCCTGAGGGGTGCCTGTGATGTGGCGAGCAGGGATAAAACCGAGAATGGCTCTTCTCCCCCAACCATTGTTCCAGCTGTGGAGAAGCCAGGGGCCCCAGAGGACAATGGTGAGCTAACAAGTCTGGAGAAGCCCCCTAACCTGCAGTGGGAGCCCATCAAGACTGGACTAGAAAGCCAGCTTACCAGAGAGAACTCTTTCTTCAGTCACCACCACTGGCTGTTGGTGAAACTTGCTCTGAAGACGGGAAATGTATCTAAGATCAACGCAGCCTTTGGTGACAACTATTCAAGCTGCCTGTGTCCCTCTGTATGGGGGTTGAGCCAACCTGGCAACCAGCAGAGGACAACCCTGTCTTCCCAGCCTGAGTGTCCAGGTGTCCTAAAAGCAGAGACCAACCTGTCAGATACCTCCAGCTATGTCTCTTTTGCCGGCCATGATCATGgtgaagcttctgcacagacacTATCAGCCCCTCAGCAGAACAGTTCTATAGAAGGAGCTGGGCCAGGTTTTGGGACACAGAGCTGTAATGCAGATAAGCAGTCAGGTGGACAGCAAGAACAAGAGAGTCCCACTCTGTACTTCAGTGCCACAGCTGATGGGACATTGTCCTCACACCAGGAAGGCAAGCAGGCCACTCCACAGACATGCCCCTCTGGGACAAGATTGGGAAAGAGCAGCCCTGACCAGCCAGGCATCCCTCCACCTGCCACTCAACCATTCCCTGTCACTATGGCCAATATTAGCCCCATCTTTGGCCCTGGCCCAGGTAGGCACTTCTGCCCCAGTGAAGGCATCCCTGGCAGGGTTCTGGGCAGCTCAGAACAGCCACAGGGACCCCAGAGGAACCTAAATCATCACACCATAGTTGGCACACAGAGGTCATGGCCAAAGTGGAATCTGAGGTCCAGGGCTGAGCCCTGCCTGACATCCACTCCCAAGGCTGCGTCCATCCCAAGGCTACAAGGACAGCGCAGCCACCCAGAGCAGGTAGAGGCTGAGACAAACTTCCTCATCTGA
- the XKR5 gene encoding XK-related protein 5 isoform X3 produces MFSPPFQWDQTHLHHVGLCSVVYYFSTGQPLWAWLVLCVQLPGFLVQVLSFLWFQADGHQHLCQLVLLHLLQLGVWKRHWNVTCMALQGKQDATQPGQLLLQEADLSALRLLEALLQTIPHLLLQTYILLASDLRAIVPGLSAACTWASLSWALVCYVRVLSSMRSSAHSTPWVSLLCQQLWRMGMLGARVLCLALFCHTHHAWVLVVGGAHWLVMTFWLVAQQSDILDSTCHWRLFNLLVGAVYIFCYLNFWDSPSRNRMATFYIIMLLENLVLLLLATSFFQGVPQTSLWVAAGVLLGFLIGSVSLVLYYSLLHPHSKDIRQGFLRGACDVASRDKTENGSSPPTIVPAVEKPGAPEDNGELTSLEKPPNLQWEPIKTGLESQLTRENSFFSHHHWLLVKLALKTGNVSKINAAFGDNYSSCLCPSVWGLSQPGNQQRTTLSSQPECPGVLKAETNLSDTSSYVSFAGHDHGEASAQTLSAPQQNSSIEGAGPGFGTQSCNADKQSGGQQEQESPTLYFSATADGTLSSHQEGKQATPQTCPSGTRLGKSSPDQPGIPPPATQPFPVTMANISPIFGPGPGRHFCPSEGIPGRVLGSSEQPQGPQRNLNHHTIVGTQRSWPKWNLRSRAEPCLTSTPKAASIPRLQGQRSHPEQVEAETNFLI; encoded by the exons GCCTCTGCTCTGTGGTTTACTATTTCTCCACAGGACAGCCACTGTGGGCATGGCTAGTCCTTTGTGTGCAGCTGCCTGGATTCTTGGTCCAGGTCCTGAGCTTCCTGTGGTTCCAAGCAGACGGGCACCAACATCTTTGCCAACTGGTTTTACTGCACCTGCTCCAGCTGGGTGTGTGGAAACG GCACTGGAATGTGACCTGCATGGCTCTGCAGGGGAAGCAGGATGCCACTCAGCCAGGCCAGCTGCTGCTGCAGGAAGCAGACCTGTCAGCCCTGCGCCTCCTAGAAGCCCTGCTGCAGACCATACCCCACCTGCTGCTGCAAACCTACATTCTCCTGGCTTCTGACCTCAGGGCCATTGTGCCAG GGCTGAGTGCTGCATGCACCTGGGCATCACTGTCCTGGGCACTGGTGTGCTACGTGCGAGTCCTGAGCTCCATGAGATCGAGTGCCCACTCCACACCCTGGGTGTCTCTGCTGTGCCAGCAGCTCTGGCGGATGGGCATGCTGGGTGCTCGTGTCCTCTGTCTGGCTCTGTTCTGCCACACTCACCACGCCTGGGTTTTGGTGGTTGGAG GTGCGCACTGGCTGGTGATGACATTCTGGCTGGTGGCTCAGCAGAGTGACATCTTGGATAGCACCTGCCACTGGCGACTGTTCAACTTGCTGGTGGGGGCTGTGTACATATTCTGCTACCTTAACTTCTGGGACAGTCCCTCCCGAAATAGGATGGCCACCTTCTACATA ATAATGCTGCTGGAGAACCTGGTCCTGCTACTGCTGGCCACCAGCTTCTTCCAGGGAGTGCCACAGACCAGCTTGTGGGTGGCTGCTGGTGTCCTGTTGGGGTTTCTGATTG GAAGTGTCTCCCTGGTGCTTTACTACAGCCTGTTGCACCCTCACTCCAAGGACATCCGGCAGGGTTTCCTGAGGGGTGCCTGTGATGTGGCGAGCAGGGATAAAACCGAGAATGGCTCTTCTCCCCCAACCATTGTTCCAGCTGTGGAGAAGCCAGGGGCCCCAGAGGACAATGGTGAGCTAACAAGTCTGGAGAAGCCCCCTAACCTGCAGTGGGAGCCCATCAAGACTGGACTAGAAAGCCAGCTTACCAGAGAGAACTCTTTCTTCAGTCACCACCACTGGCTGTTGGTGAAACTTGCTCTGAAGACGGGAAATGTATCTAAGATCAACGCAGCCTTTGGTGACAACTATTCAAGCTGCCTGTGTCCCTCTGTATGGGGGTTGAGCCAACCTGGCAACCAGCAGAGGACAACCCTGTCTTCCCAGCCTGAGTGTCCAGGTGTCCTAAAAGCAGAGACCAACCTGTCAGATACCTCCAGCTATGTCTCTTTTGCCGGCCATGATCATGgtgaagcttctgcacagacacTATCAGCCCCTCAGCAGAACAGTTCTATAGAAGGAGCTGGGCCAGGTTTTGGGACACAGAGCTGTAATGCAGATAAGCAGTCAGGTGGACAGCAAGAACAAGAGAGTCCCACTCTGTACTTCAGTGCCACAGCTGATGGGACATTGTCCTCACACCAGGAAGGCAAGCAGGCCACTCCACAGACATGCCCCTCTGGGACAAGATTGGGAAAGAGCAGCCCTGACCAGCCAGGCATCCCTCCACCTGCCACTCAACCATTCCCTGTCACTATGGCCAATATTAGCCCCATCTTTGGCCCTGGCCCAGGTAGGCACTTCTGCCCCAGTGAAGGCATCCCTGGCAGGGTTCTGGGCAGCTCAGAACAGCCACAGGGACCCCAGAGGAACCTAAATCATCACACCATAGTTGGCACACAGAGGTCATGGCCAAAGTGGAATCTGAGGTCCAGGGCTGAGCCCTGCCTGACATCCACTCCCAAGGCTGCGTCCATCCCAAGGCTACAAGGACAGCGCAGCCACCCAGAGCAGGTAGAGGCTGAGACAAACTTCCTCATCTGA
- the XKR5 gene encoding XK-related protein 5 isoform X1, with protein MGFYSMRWLVLFEPLFQVSPALFPKCTGHQLEFSIHLGQPLDPADVLPSLPVGPNTSPSCLCSVVYYFSTGQPLWAWLVLCVQLPGFLVQVLSFLWFQADGHQHLCQLVLLHLLQLGVWKRHWNVTCMALQGKQDATQPGQLLLQEADLSALRLLEALLQTIPHLLLQTYILLASDLRAIVPGLSAACTWASLSWALVCYVRVLSSMRSSAHSTPWVSLLCQQLWRMGMLGARVLCLALFCHTHHAWVLVVGGAHWLVMTFWLVAQQSDILDSTCHWRLFNLLVGAVYIFCYLNFWDSPSRNRMATFYIIMLLENLVLLLLATSFFQGVPQTSLWVAAGVLLGFLIGSVSLVLYYSLLHPHSKDIRQGFLRGACDVASRDKTENGSSPPTIVPAVEKPGAPEDNGELTSLEKPPNLQWEPIKTGLESQLTRENSFFSHHHWLLVKLALKTGNVSKINAAFGDNYSSCLCPSVWGLSQPGNQQRTTLSSQPECPGVLKAETNLSDTSSYVSFAGHDHGEASAQTLSAPQQNSSIEGAGPGFGTQSCNADKQSGGQQEQESPTLYFSATADGTLSSHQEGKQATPQTCPSGTRLGKSSPDQPGIPPPATQPFPVTMANISPIFGPGPGRHFCPSEGIPGRVLGSSEQPQGPQRNLNHHTIVGTQRSWPKWNLRSRAEPCLTSTPKAASIPRLQGQRSHPEQVEAETNFLI; from the exons GCCTCTGCTCTGTGGTTTACTATTTCTCCACAGGACAGCCACTGTGGGCATGGCTAGTCCTTTGTGTGCAGCTGCCTGGATTCTTGGTCCAGGTCCTGAGCTTCCTGTGGTTCCAAGCAGACGGGCACCAACATCTTTGCCAACTGGTTTTACTGCACCTGCTCCAGCTGGGTGTGTGGAAACG GCACTGGAATGTGACCTGCATGGCTCTGCAGGGGAAGCAGGATGCCACTCAGCCAGGCCAGCTGCTGCTGCAGGAAGCAGACCTGTCAGCCCTGCGCCTCCTAGAAGCCCTGCTGCAGACCATACCCCACCTGCTGCTGCAAACCTACATTCTCCTGGCTTCTGACCTCAGGGCCATTGTGCCAG GGCTGAGTGCTGCATGCACCTGGGCATCACTGTCCTGGGCACTGGTGTGCTACGTGCGAGTCCTGAGCTCCATGAGATCGAGTGCCCACTCCACACCCTGGGTGTCTCTGCTGTGCCAGCAGCTCTGGCGGATGGGCATGCTGGGTGCTCGTGTCCTCTGTCTGGCTCTGTTCTGCCACACTCACCACGCCTGGGTTTTGGTGGTTGGAG GTGCGCACTGGCTGGTGATGACATTCTGGCTGGTGGCTCAGCAGAGTGACATCTTGGATAGCACCTGCCACTGGCGACTGTTCAACTTGCTGGTGGGGGCTGTGTACATATTCTGCTACCTTAACTTCTGGGACAGTCCCTCCCGAAATAGGATGGCCACCTTCTACATA ATAATGCTGCTGGAGAACCTGGTCCTGCTACTGCTGGCCACCAGCTTCTTCCAGGGAGTGCCACAGACCAGCTTGTGGGTGGCTGCTGGTGTCCTGTTGGGGTTTCTGATTG GAAGTGTCTCCCTGGTGCTTTACTACAGCCTGTTGCACCCTCACTCCAAGGACATCCGGCAGGGTTTCCTGAGGGGTGCCTGTGATGTGGCGAGCAGGGATAAAACCGAGAATGGCTCTTCTCCCCCAACCATTGTTCCAGCTGTGGAGAAGCCAGGGGCCCCAGAGGACAATGGTGAGCTAACAAGTCTGGAGAAGCCCCCTAACCTGCAGTGGGAGCCCATCAAGACTGGACTAGAAAGCCAGCTTACCAGAGAGAACTCTTTCTTCAGTCACCACCACTGGCTGTTGGTGAAACTTGCTCTGAAGACGGGAAATGTATCTAAGATCAACGCAGCCTTTGGTGACAACTATTCAAGCTGCCTGTGTCCCTCTGTATGGGGGTTGAGCCAACCTGGCAACCAGCAGAGGACAACCCTGTCTTCCCAGCCTGAGTGTCCAGGTGTCCTAAAAGCAGAGACCAACCTGTCAGATACCTCCAGCTATGTCTCTTTTGCCGGCCATGATCATGgtgaagcttctgcacagacacTATCAGCCCCTCAGCAGAACAGTTCTATAGAAGGAGCTGGGCCAGGTTTTGGGACACAGAGCTGTAATGCAGATAAGCAGTCAGGTGGACAGCAAGAACAAGAGAGTCCCACTCTGTACTTCAGTGCCACAGCTGATGGGACATTGTCCTCACACCAGGAAGGCAAGCAGGCCACTCCACAGACATGCCCCTCTGGGACAAGATTGGGAAAGAGCAGCCCTGACCAGCCAGGCATCCCTCCACCTGCCACTCAACCATTCCCTGTCACTATGGCCAATATTAGCCCCATCTTTGGCCCTGGCCCAGGTAGGCACTTCTGCCCCAGTGAAGGCATCCCTGGCAGGGTTCTGGGCAGCTCAGAACAGCCACAGGGACCCCAGAGGAACCTAAATCATCACACCATAGTTGGCACACAGAGGTCATGGCCAAAGTGGAATCTGAGGTCCAGGGCTGAGCCCTGCCTGACATCCACTCCCAAGGCTGCGTCCATCCCAAGGCTACAAGGACAGCGCAGCCACCCAGAGCAGGTAGAGGCTGAGACAAACTTCCTCATCTGA